A region from the Streptomyces lydicus genome encodes:
- a CDS encoding MarR family winged helix-turn-helix transcriptional regulator: MPELSRPQPDGREAPPDDAAAVNALRSAVMRLSRRLKHQRVDESLSPTEMSVLGTLFRCGSATPGELARKEHVQPPSMTRIVAMLEAKGLVRLEAHPDDRRQKVVTQTEQAEAMLEESRRKRNAWLAELASGLDADEWAKVRAAAPVLEKLAQL, translated from the coding sequence ATGCCGGAACTGTCCCGCCCCCAGCCTGACGGCCGGGAGGCACCCCCAGACGACGCGGCCGCGGTGAACGCCCTGCGGTCCGCCGTGATGCGCCTGTCGCGCCGCCTCAAGCACCAGCGGGTCGACGAATCGCTGAGCCCCACCGAGATGTCGGTGCTCGGCACCCTGTTCCGCTGCGGCAGCGCCACCCCCGGTGAGCTGGCCCGCAAGGAGCATGTGCAGCCGCCGTCGATGACCCGCATCGTGGCCATGCTGGAGGCCAAGGGACTGGTCCGGCTCGAAGCCCACCCCGACGACCGCCGCCAGAAGGTCGTCACGCAGACCGAGCAGGCCGAGGCGATGCTGGAGGAGAGCCGCCGCAAGCGCAACGCCTGGCTCGCCGAGCTGGCCTCCGGGCTGGACGCGGACGAGTGGGCGAAGGTGCGGGCCGCCGCGCCCGTGCTGGAGAAGCTCGCACAGCTGTAG
- a CDS encoding DUF2530 domain-containing protein translates to MWKKSELREAPAPLEGPVVGTITGGTIIWFVLFLGQLPFYGWFADHGHSWWVWTCLAGGGLGLIGIWYVRARDAAIKRSAATAGQPADQH, encoded by the coding sequence ATGTGGAAGAAGTCCGAACTGCGCGAGGCCCCGGCGCCTCTTGAGGGCCCCGTCGTCGGCACGATCACCGGCGGCACCATCATCTGGTTCGTGCTCTTCCTCGGCCAGCTCCCCTTCTACGGCTGGTTCGCCGACCACGGCCACAGCTGGTGGGTGTGGACCTGCCTGGCCGGCGGCGGCCTCGGACTGATCGGCATCTGGTACGTACGGGCCCGGGACGCCGCGATCAAGCGCTCCGCCGCGACGGCCGGGCAGCCCGCCGACCAGCACTGA
- the thpR gene encoding RNA 2',3'-cyclic phosphodiesterase, with protein sequence MRLFAAVLPPAPAIEELAAEVAQLKKLPAADRLRWPGPDSWHFTLAFYGEVPEEIVPGLRERLGRAAGRRDPYPLRIAGGGRFSDRVVWAGADGDRPAMRTLAGAASAAGRRAGVAMEEEHRPYTPHLTLARNRVPGLDLRPYAAALKDFAGAPWTVDALALVRSHPPVPGAAGTQPRYETVGSWPLGH encoded by the coding sequence ATGAGACTCTTCGCCGCCGTCCTGCCGCCTGCTCCCGCGATCGAGGAACTGGCTGCCGAGGTAGCGCAGTTGAAGAAGCTGCCGGCCGCCGACCGGCTGCGGTGGCCGGGCCCGGACAGCTGGCACTTCACCCTTGCCTTCTACGGCGAGGTGCCCGAGGAGATCGTCCCCGGCCTGCGAGAACGCCTGGGCCGCGCGGCCGGCCGCCGCGATCCCTACCCTCTGCGGATCGCCGGCGGCGGCCGCTTCTCGGACCGGGTGGTGTGGGCCGGGGCCGACGGCGACCGGCCCGCCATGCGCACGCTCGCGGGCGCGGCGTCGGCAGCGGGCCGCCGGGCGGGCGTGGCCATGGAGGAAGAGCACCGCCCGTACACCCCCCACCTCACCCTCGCCCGCAACCGCGTCCCCGGTCTGGACCTGCGCCCGTACGCGGCCGCCCTGAAGGATTTCGCCGGTGCCCCCTGGACGGTCGACGCCCTGGCCCTGGTGCGCAGCCATCCGCCCGTCCCCGGGGCGGCGGGCACCCAGCCCCGTTACGAGACGGTGGGGTCCTGGCCGCTGGGCCACTGA
- a CDS encoding TetR/AcrR family transcriptional regulator: protein MARPRDPHRRTEILDAVIDHLAETGIAGLSLRPLAQALGHSTRVITHHFADKDDLLTAVLERLDEIQHGQLRATEGWDDTSRGIGAIVRDSWRRHLEPGNIGATRLIHEIEGLAAAGRLGGRVPKFLADRAAFVAGALQARGLAPDVARVHATFLNSAYAGLQTDFLVTGDRARTEAALAELCALADSWTRP, encoded by the coding sequence ATGGCCAGGCCCCGCGACCCGCACCGTCGTACCGAAATCCTGGACGCGGTCATCGACCACTTGGCCGAGACCGGGATCGCGGGCCTCTCGCTCCGCCCGCTGGCCCAGGCGCTGGGGCACAGCACTCGGGTGATCACCCACCACTTCGCGGACAAGGACGATCTGCTCACCGCCGTGCTGGAGCGGCTGGACGAGATCCAGCACGGGCAACTGCGGGCCACCGAGGGCTGGGACGACACCTCGCGCGGTATCGGCGCGATCGTGCGGGATTCCTGGCGGCGCCATCTGGAGCCCGGGAACATCGGGGCGACCCGGCTCATCCATGAGATCGAGGGGCTGGCGGCGGCCGGCCGGCTCGGCGGCCGGGTCCCGAAGTTCCTCGCGGACCGCGCCGCATTCGTGGCCGGGGCTCTGCAGGCCCGCGGCCTCGCCCCCGACGTGGCGCGGGTGCACGCCACCTTCCTCAACAGCGCCTACGCGGGCCTGCAGACCGACTTCCTGGTCACCGGCGACCGCGCGCGCACGGAGGCGGCACTGGCGGAGCTGTGCGCACTGGCCGACTCGTGGACGCGTCCGTAG
- a CDS encoding NCS2 family permease, with product MPPSATTPVDPLKSPGPKPPKNGLDRFFKISERGSTVGRELRGGLATFFAMAYIIVLNPIILGSGVDKFGHHLDNAQLVTATALMAGLSTVLMGVVGNVPIAIAAGLGINAVVSLQLAPKMSWPDAMGMVVLAGLVLMILVASGLRQRVMDAIPNGLRRAIAIGIGLFISLIGLVDAGFVTRNPDAAHTTVPMGLGQGGQLKGWPVLVFVLGLVLMFVLVVRKVRGAILIGMVSMAVVAIVINALVQIPDASWGLAVPNVPDKIIGSPDFGLIGQISLFGGFKEVGVLTGCLFVFTVLLSGFFDAMGTIIGVGEEAGLLDNETGQLPNMGRILMVDGIAVAGGGFGSASANTCFVESTAGVGEGARTGLANLMTGGLFLLALVFTPLATVVPAQAATPALLVVGFLIMASNVRDIDWGDFTIGIPAFLTMVSMPFTYSITNGIGIGVLAFILLRSATGRFKEIPWLLNVVGLCFLIYFLLDPIEQALGVK from the coding sequence ATGCCCCCCTCGGCCACCACGCCGGTCGACCCGCTCAAGAGCCCAGGTCCGAAGCCCCCCAAGAACGGCCTGGACCGCTTCTTCAAGATCTCCGAGCGGGGGTCGACGGTCGGCCGTGAGCTCCGCGGCGGCCTGGCGACGTTCTTCGCGATGGCCTACATCATCGTGCTGAATCCGATCATTCTCGGCTCCGGAGTCGACAAGTTCGGCCATCATCTCGACAACGCCCAGCTGGTCACCGCCACCGCGCTGATGGCCGGTCTGAGCACGGTGCTGATGGGCGTCGTCGGCAATGTCCCGATCGCCATCGCCGCGGGCCTGGGCATCAACGCCGTGGTGTCCCTGCAGCTCGCCCCCAAGATGAGCTGGCCGGACGCGATGGGCATGGTCGTGCTCGCCGGTCTGGTGCTGATGATCCTGGTCGCCTCGGGTCTGCGGCAGCGGGTGATGGACGCGATCCCCAACGGGCTGCGACGGGCCATCGCCATCGGCATCGGCCTGTTCATCTCGCTGATCGGCCTGGTCGACGCCGGCTTCGTGACGCGTAACCCGGATGCCGCGCACACCACCGTGCCGATGGGCCTGGGGCAGGGCGGACAGCTCAAGGGCTGGCCGGTGCTGGTCTTCGTCCTCGGCCTGGTGCTGATGTTCGTGCTGGTCGTGCGGAAGGTCAGGGGCGCGATCCTGATCGGCATGGTCAGCATGGCCGTGGTCGCGATCGTCATCAACGCGCTGGTGCAGATCCCGGACGCGTCCTGGGGCCTGGCGGTCCCGAACGTGCCGGACAAGATCATCGGCAGTCCGGACTTCGGCCTGATCGGTCAGATCAGTCTCTTCGGCGGCTTCAAGGAAGTCGGTGTGCTGACCGGCTGCCTGTTCGTCTTCACCGTGCTGCTGTCCGGCTTCTTCGACGCGATGGGCACCATCATCGGCGTCGGCGAGGAGGCCGGCCTGCTGGACAACGAGACCGGCCAGCTGCCGAACATGGGCCGGATCCTCATGGTCGACGGCATCGCGGTCGCGGGCGGCGGTTTCGGCTCCGCCTCCGCCAACACCTGCTTCGTGGAGTCCACGGCCGGTGTCGGCGAGGGCGCCCGCACCGGTCTCGCGAACCTGATGACCGGTGGCCTCTTCCTGCTCGCGCTGGTCTTCACGCCGCTGGCGACCGTCGTCCCCGCACAGGCCGCCACGCCCGCCCTGCTGGTCGTCGGCTTCCTGATCATGGCCTCGAACGTCCGGGACATCGACTGGGGCGACTTCACCATCGGCATTCCCGCGTTCCTGACGATGGTCTCGATGCCGTTCACCTACAGCATCACCAACGGCATCGGCATCGGCGTGCTGGCCTTCATCCTGCTGCGCTCGGCGACCGGCCGCTTCAAGGAGATCCCCTGGCTGCTGAACGTGGTCGGGCTCTGCTTCCTGATCTACTTCCTGCTCGACCCGATCGAGCAGGCGCTCGGCGTCAAGTAG
- a CDS encoding GDSL-type esterase/lipase family protein: MFVGDSMTIGSTGDFTWRYRMWQHLNATFDGPYAIVGPRHTLHDPATGAPTSTAYADPGFPEEARRHLAGWGEGWLHMAPLIGDMVRRYEADTLLVSLGLIDLGFYTNAEQTAQNVREFMARARTAAPHLRAVLMPVIPNVRAVEDPPFGAQCERFNELLAKAVADLSTPASPLLLASEPDGWEIDRATYDGTHPSESGERLLAGAFAGAMHQAWGVGAAYGVLSSR; this comes from the coding sequence ATGTTCGTCGGTGACTCGATGACCATTGGGAGCACCGGCGATTTCACGTGGCGCTACCGGATGTGGCAGCACCTGAACGCGACGTTCGACGGCCCGTACGCCATCGTCGGACCACGCCACACGCTTCACGACCCGGCCACGGGCGCCCCCACCTCCACCGCCTACGCCGACCCCGGCTTCCCCGAGGAGGCCCGCCGCCACCTCGCCGGCTGGGGCGAGGGTTGGCTGCACATGGCGCCGCTGATCGGTGACATGGTGCGCCGCTACGAAGCCGACACCCTGCTGGTCTCGCTCGGCCTGATCGACCTCGGCTTCTACACCAACGCCGAGCAGACCGCCCAGAACGTGCGGGAGTTCATGGCCCGGGCCCGGACGGCGGCGCCGCACCTGCGGGCGGTGCTGATGCCGGTGATACCCAATGTGCGGGCGGTGGAGGACCCCCCGTTCGGCGCGCAGTGCGAGCGCTTCAACGAACTGCTGGCCAAGGCCGTCGCCGATCTCTCCACCCCCGCCTCGCCGTTGCTGCTGGCCTCCGAACCGGACGGCTGGGAGATCGACCGCGCCACCTACGACGGGACGCATCCGTCGGAGTCGGGGGAGCGACTGCTCGCGGGGGCGTTCGCCGGGGCGATGCATCAGGCATGGGGCGTCGGGGCGGCGTACGGGGTGCTGTCCTCGCGCTGA
- a CDS encoding MFS transporter yields the protein MSATPAPRRRLPAPWLCALTLCAFALQTDDFVITGVLPALARGLTVSQAAAGQLVTVFSVVCAVAAPIAAVGTARLPRRRLLTTALALFCVANFAVLPTSSYAALMALRVLAALAAAVALPAVLAVTAQLAPPERRGRSLATVMAGLTGAVVIGVPAGTWTGAALGWRATFALGGVLGLAALLLLRVTLPPLPPVPAASLTARLRPLSRPAVLVTLLAAVVAVLGNLLLQTYLAPFLYDLCGITATTLGWLLVLTGVAGISGARAGGTLVDRWGAGAAFATAAAVFAAATAGLALCGALRPAPLGFVAPLLVIWAAAAWAVPPAVQTRVLALAGPEHGPQALALTSSAVYAGASLGGALGGRLLASHGTGALPVAAACCAPAALLLFATAGRRPSDGPSETETSEAGTSEAGTSPA from the coding sequence ATGTCCGCCACTCCCGCGCCGCGGCGACGCCTTCCCGCCCCCTGGCTCTGCGCCCTCACCCTGTGCGCGTTCGCCCTCCAGACCGATGACTTCGTGATCACCGGCGTACTGCCCGCCCTCGCCCGCGGGCTGACGGTCAGCCAGGCCGCGGCCGGGCAGCTCGTCACCGTCTTCTCCGTCGTCTGCGCCGTGGCCGCCCCGATCGCCGCCGTCGGCACCGCGCGGCTCCCCCGGCGCCGCCTTCTGACCACGGCCCTGGCACTCTTCTGCGTCGCCAACTTCGCGGTACTGCCGACGAGTTCGTATGCCGCGCTGATGGCACTGCGCGTACTGGCCGCGCTGGCCGCAGCCGTGGCCCTGCCCGCCGTCCTCGCCGTGACCGCCCAGCTCGCCCCGCCGGAGCGCCGGGGCCGCAGCCTGGCCACCGTCATGGCCGGGCTGACCGGCGCGGTGGTGATCGGCGTCCCGGCCGGCACCTGGACCGGTGCGGCTCTGGGCTGGCGGGCCACCTTCGCCCTCGGCGGGGTGCTCGGGCTCGCCGCGCTGCTCCTCCTCCGCGTCACCCTTCCCCCGCTGCCGCCCGTCCCCGCCGCCTCGCTCACCGCACGCCTCCGCCCGCTGAGCCGGCCTGCCGTCCTGGTCACCCTGCTCGCCGCGGTCGTCGCCGTCCTGGGAAACCTGCTGCTGCAGACCTATCTCGCGCCCTTTCTGTACGACCTCTGCGGCATCACCGCCACCACGCTCGGCTGGCTGCTGGTGCTCACCGGCGTCGCCGGCATCTCGGGCGCCCGGGCGGGCGGCACGCTGGTGGACCGCTGGGGCGCCGGGGCCGCCTTCGCGACGGCGGCGGCGGTCTTCGCCGCTGCGACAGCCGGGCTCGCGCTGTGCGGGGCGCTACGGCCGGCCCCGCTCGGCTTCGTCGCCCCACTGCTGGTCATCTGGGCCGCAGCGGCCTGGGCGGTGCCGCCCGCCGTACAGACCCGGGTGCTGGCGCTGGCCGGCCCCGAACACGGACCGCAGGCGCTCGCGCTCACCAGTAGCGCCGTGTACGCCGGGGCCTCGCTGGGCGGCGCGCTCGGTGGCCGGCTGCTCGCCTCGCACGGCACCGGCGCACTGCCGGTGGCGGCGGCCTGCTGCGCACCGGCCGCGCTCCTGCTCTTCGCCACGGCCGGACGCCGGCCCTCGGACGGCCCCTCCGAGACGGAAACTTCCGAGGCCGGTACCTCCGAGGCGGGAACCTCTCCCGCCTGA
- a CDS encoding MFS transporter: MSTGSGAHSAPAPNSPHDTVSDDATATPQGPAPDVATGPAATPRKGTFSSLRIRNYRLFATGQVVSNTGTWMQRIAQDWLVLSLTGSSGAVGITTALQFLPMLLFGLYGGVIADRFAKRTLLLFTQSAMGLTGLALAALTLSGQVQVWHVYLVAFVLGLVTVVDNPSRQAFVSEMVGQDELRNAVSLNSANFQSARLIGPAVAGVLITAFGSGWAFLLNGLSFIAPLTGLLMMRTSELHKVDRVPRSKGQLREGLRYVSGRPDLLWPIVLVGFIGTFGFNFPIWLTAFDYHVYHQGAGTYSLFNGLMAAGSLIGALLAARRAGSRMRLLVGAAVLFGALEIAAALAPTFWVFAALLAPIGMVGLTVNVTANSSIQMATDPLMRGRVMSLFMMVFVGGTPLGAPVVGWITDAFGARIGFLAGGLVSMVSAAVIGLILARVGGLRLKIDLRRGHRHVAFVPRVSAATATATATATATASASASASASASASAERSMAPAA; encoded by the coding sequence TTGAGTACGGGATCCGGAGCACACTCCGCCCCCGCACCGAACTCCCCACACGACACGGTTTCCGACGACGCGACCGCGACCCCGCAGGGCCCCGCCCCTGACGTCGCCACCGGCCCCGCCGCCACACCGCGCAAGGGCACGTTCAGCTCACTCCGCATCCGTAACTACCGCCTCTTCGCCACCGGCCAGGTGGTGTCCAACACGGGCACCTGGATGCAGCGCATCGCCCAGGACTGGCTGGTGCTCAGCCTCACCGGCTCGTCCGGCGCGGTCGGTATCACCACCGCGCTGCAGTTCCTGCCGATGCTGCTCTTCGGGCTCTACGGCGGCGTCATCGCCGACCGCTTCGCCAAGCGCACGCTGCTCCTGTTCACCCAGTCCGCCATGGGCCTGACCGGCCTCGCCCTCGCCGCGCTCACGCTGAGCGGCCAGGTGCAGGTCTGGCACGTCTACCTGGTCGCCTTCGTCCTCGGCCTGGTCACCGTCGTCGACAACCCCTCCCGGCAGGCCTTCGTCTCCGAGATGGTCGGCCAGGACGAGCTGCGCAACGCCGTCAGCCTCAACTCCGCCAACTTCCAGTCCGCGCGGCTGATCGGGCCGGCCGTCGCCGGTGTCCTGATCACCGCCTTCGGCAGCGGCTGGGCCTTCCTGCTCAACGGCCTCTCGTTCATCGCCCCGCTCACCGGGCTCCTGATGATGCGGACCTCCGAACTCCACAAGGTCGACCGGGTCCCGCGCAGCAAGGGCCAGCTGCGGGAGGGGCTGCGGTATGTGTCGGGGCGTCCCGACCTGCTCTGGCCCATCGTCCTGGTCGGCTTCATCGGGACCTTCGGCTTCAACTTCCCGATCTGGCTGACCGCGTTCGACTACCACGTCTACCACCAGGGCGCCGGTACCTACTCGCTGTTCAACGGGCTGATGGCGGCGGGCTCGCTGATCGGCGCACTGCTCGCCGCCCGCCGCGCCGGCTCCCGGATGCGGCTGCTGGTCGGCGCGGCGGTCCTCTTCGGCGCCCTGGAGATCGCCGCCGCGCTCGCCCCGACGTTCTGGGTCTTCGCGGCGCTCCTCGCCCCGATCGGCATGGTCGGCCTGACGGTGAACGTCACCGCCAATTCGAGCATCCAGATGGCCACCGATCCGCTGATGCGCGGCCGGGTGATGAGCCTGTTCATGATGGTCTTCGTGGGCGGCACCCCGCTGGGCGCACCCGTGGTCGGCTGGATCACCGACGCCTTCGGCGCCCGGATCGGCTTCCTGGCCGGCGGCCTGGTCTCCATGGTCTCCGCGGCCGTCATCGGCCTGATCCTCGCCAGGGTGGGCGGCCTGCGCCTGAAGATCGATCTGCGCCGGGGGCATCGGCACGTCGCGTTCGTTCCGCGGGTTTCTGCCGCCACCGCCACCGCCACCGCCACCGCCACCGCCACCGCCAGTGCCAGTGCCAGTGCCAGTGCCAGTGCCTCGGCCTCGGCGGAGCGGAGCATGGCTCCGGCGGCGTAG
- a CDS encoding aldo/keto reductase, translated as MKYTQLGRTGLKVSRLVLGTMNFGPQTDEAASHTIMDAAQGAGVNFFDTANVYGFGADKGRTEEIVGSWFAKGGGRRDKTVLGTKVYANMGVEGDKVWPNHDKLSAVNIRRSVEASLKRLGTDYIDLYQFHHVDRDTPWDEIWQAIDVLVQQGKVLYAGSSNHAGWHIARANEAAARRGSLGLVSEQCLYNLAERRAEMEVIPAARGYGLGVIPWSPLHGGLLGGALRKEREGGAGRSGVGRSADALANSTIRARIESYEDLLGKHGLEPGEVALAWLLTRPGVTGPIVGPRTTDQLASALRAVELSLPDDLLASLDEIFPGPGPSPEAFAW; from the coding sequence ATGAAGTACACGCAGCTCGGACGCACCGGACTCAAGGTCAGCCGACTCGTCCTCGGGACGATGAACTTCGGGCCTCAGACGGACGAGGCCGCCAGTCACACCATCATGGACGCGGCGCAGGGCGCGGGCGTCAACTTCTTCGACACCGCCAATGTCTACGGATTCGGCGCCGACAAGGGCCGTACCGAGGAGATCGTCGGCAGTTGGTTCGCCAAGGGCGGCGGCCGGCGGGACAAGACCGTGCTGGGCACCAAGGTCTACGCCAACATGGGGGTGGAGGGCGACAAGGTCTGGCCCAACCACGACAAGCTCTCCGCGGTCAACATCCGGCGCTCGGTGGAGGCCAGCCTCAAGCGGCTGGGCACCGACTACATCGACCTCTACCAGTTCCACCACGTCGACCGGGACACCCCCTGGGACGAGATCTGGCAGGCCATCGACGTCCTCGTCCAGCAGGGCAAGGTCCTCTACGCCGGCTCGTCCAACCACGCGGGCTGGCACATCGCCCGGGCCAACGAGGCGGCCGCCCGGCGCGGTTCGCTGGGCCTGGTCAGCGAGCAGTGCCTCTACAACCTCGCCGAGCGGCGCGCCGAGATGGAAGTCATCCCGGCCGCCCGGGGCTACGGCCTGGGCGTCATCCCGTGGTCCCCGCTGCACGGCGGGCTGCTGGGCGGGGCCCTGCGCAAGGAGCGCGAGGGCGGCGCGGGCCGCTCGGGCGTCGGCCGCTCGGCCGATGCCCTCGCCAACTCCACGATCCGGGCCCGGATCGAGTCCTACGAGGACCTGCTCGGCAAGCACGGTCTGGAGCCCGGCGAGGTCGCGCTGGCCTGGCTCCTGACGCGTCCCGGCGTCACCGGGCCGATCGTCGGCCCCCGCACGACGGACCAGCTCGCCTCCGCGCTGCGCGCCGTCGAACTGTCCCTCCCGGACGATCTTCTCGCCTCGCTCGACGAGATCTTCCCCGGGCCCGGCCCGAGCCCGGAGGCCTTCGCCTGGTGA
- a CDS encoding TetR/AcrR family transcriptional regulator, translated as MTTTEHSGGGDISRSLELLWGLGDRPSRGPKPGLTLDRIVTTAVAVADADGLGALSMRRVATDLGVGTMSLYRYVPGKAELLDLMLDKVSAFDTEAHPEPAAGWRPALEALARDDWRRHQRHPWLLQVDQARPLLGPSALDAMEYALRALAGTGLTDREKVHVMVSFGGFVIGTARTELNSALAEKRTGVSNADFWQAQEPVLSKAMLSGRYPALAGLDQDTFTDDGPSVFELGLTALLDGFEALIAARTARTDAP; from the coding sequence ATGACGACGACAGAACACAGCGGCGGCGGCGATATCTCACGCAGCCTGGAGCTGCTTTGGGGCCTCGGCGACCGGCCCAGCCGCGGCCCCAAACCGGGCCTCACCCTCGACCGCATCGTCACCACGGCGGTGGCGGTCGCCGATGCCGACGGGCTCGGCGCCCTGTCCATGCGCCGGGTCGCCACCGACCTCGGCGTCGGCACCATGTCCCTCTACCGCTACGTCCCGGGGAAGGCCGAACTCCTCGACCTGATGCTCGACAAGGTCTCCGCTTTCGACACCGAGGCCCACCCCGAGCCCGCCGCAGGCTGGCGCCCCGCGCTCGAAGCCCTCGCCCGCGACGACTGGCGGCGGCACCAACGGCACCCCTGGCTGCTCCAGGTAGACCAGGCCCGCCCGCTGCTCGGCCCCAGCGCCCTGGACGCAATGGAGTACGCGCTGCGCGCCCTGGCCGGCACCGGTCTCACCGACCGCGAGAAGGTGCACGTCATGGTGTCCTTCGGCGGCTTCGTCATCGGCACCGCCCGCACCGAGCTCAACTCCGCCCTCGCCGAGAAGCGGACCGGCGTCAGCAACGCGGACTTCTGGCAGGCGCAGGAGCCGGTCCTGTCCAAGGCGATGCTGAGCGGCCGCTACCCCGCCCTCGCCGGCCTGGACCAGGACACCTTCACCGATGACGGCCCCTCGGTCTTCGAACTGGGCCTGACCGCACTCCTGGACGGATTCGAAGCACTCATCGCCGCCCGCACCGCCCGAACGGACGCACCATGA
- a CDS encoding dihydrofolate reductase family protein has product MAQLLRVQNFNVSRDGFGAGEHQSLERPFGHADPGELFAWAGATASWPMRTDPGGSRGLDDYFTRDYARNIGAEIMGRNKFGPYRGPWSDHEWNGWWGDEPPFHTPVFVMTHHERPPLTLSDTTFHFVGGDPATVLEQAREAAQGEDVRLGGGATTIREFLDAGLVDTLHVAVSQRELGSGTRLWESPDELLDRFHLDVVPSPSGVTHHLFWRR; this is encoded by the coding sequence GTGGCTCAGCTGCTGAGAGTCCAGAACTTCAATGTCTCGCGTGATGGGTTCGGTGCCGGTGAGCACCAGAGCTTGGAGAGACCGTTCGGCCATGCGGACCCCGGGGAGCTTTTCGCCTGGGCCGGCGCCACGGCGAGCTGGCCCATGCGCACCGACCCCGGAGGCAGCCGCGGCCTCGACGACTACTTCACGCGGGACTACGCACGCAACATCGGCGCCGAGATCATGGGCCGTAACAAGTTCGGGCCCTATCGCGGCCCCTGGAGCGACCATGAGTGGAACGGCTGGTGGGGTGACGAGCCCCCGTTCCACACCCCGGTGTTCGTCATGACCCACCACGAGCGTCCTCCGCTCACGCTCTCCGACACCACGTTCCACTTCGTCGGCGGCGACCCGGCCACGGTCCTCGAGCAGGCGCGGGAGGCCGCGCAGGGCGAGGACGTCCGACTCGGTGGCGGGGCCACGACCATCCGGGAGTTCCTTGACGCCGGCCTCGTGGACACCCTGCATGTGGCCGTCTCGCAGAGGGAGCTCGGATCCGGGACACGGCTCTGGGAGTCGCCCGATGAACTGCTCGACCGGTTCCACCTCGACGTCGTGCCCAGCCCGAGCGGCGTGACGCATCACCTGTTCTGGCGAAGGTGA
- a CDS encoding PPOX class F420-dependent oxidoreductase, giving the protein MTNPPSPGLAPFERQGAILLTTYKRDGTGVGTPMNIAVDGDHAYLRTYGSAWKAKRMRNFPEVEICASTWRGRPTGPTVPARVRLLDPQTREYRRAERSLTRKYPLIHGLFVPLLHRLKRERTLHYELRLVEGGPGDQGRAGE; this is encoded by the coding sequence ATGACGAACCCCCCGAGCCCCGGCCTCGCCCCCTTCGAGCGGCAAGGGGCGATCCTGCTGACCACGTACAAGCGGGACGGCACCGGTGTCGGCACGCCGATGAACATCGCCGTCGACGGCGATCACGCCTATCTGCGGACGTACGGCAGCGCCTGGAAGGCCAAGCGGATGCGGAACTTCCCCGAGGTGGAGATCTGCGCCTCCACCTGGCGGGGCCGTCCCACCGGGCCCACCGTTCCTGCGCGGGTGCGGCTGCTGGACCCGCAGACCCGGGAGTACCGGCGGGCCGAGCGCTCGCTGACCCGGAAGTACCCCCTGATCCACGGGCTGTTCGTACCGCTGCTGCACCGGCTGAAGAGGGAGCGGACGCTGCATTACGAGCTGCGGCTGGTCGAAGGCGGGCCCGGGGATCAGGGTAGGGCCGGGGAGTAG